One Paenisporosarcina sp. FSL H8-0542 genomic region harbors:
- a CDS encoding ABC transporter ATP-binding protein, producing the protein MKRKKVITEDIILSVDNLHVSFKTYGGNVHAVRGVSFALRKGETLAIVGESGCGKSVTSNAIMGLIPQPPGRISDGKVMFKDVNLTNMTKKELRKIQGVDISMIFQDPMTALNPTLTIGEQLMEGVLTHTKASKAEAKEKALGMLRLVGIPNPQERLKQYPHQFSGGMRQRIVIAIALICEPELLIADEPTTALDVTIQAQILELFEEIQAKTGVSIVLITHDLGVVAKIADRIAVMYAGKIIELGTKREIFYTPQHPYTQGLLNSVPRLDLIAEELQPIEGTPPDLFAPPTGCAFTARCPFAMEVCEHVHPETTIKTATHRVDCWLQDERAQAFLEIAQK; encoded by the coding sequence ATGAAACGTAAAAAAGTCATAACCGAGGACATCATTTTGTCGGTAGACAATTTACATGTGTCATTCAAAACATATGGTGGAAATGTACATGCCGTCCGTGGTGTGTCCTTTGCTCTCCGAAAAGGAGAGACGCTTGCAATTGTAGGCGAATCGGGTTGCGGAAAATCCGTGACATCCAATGCCATTATGGGGCTTATTCCACAGCCGCCGGGGCGTATTTCAGATGGCAAAGTGATGTTCAAAGATGTCAATCTTACGAATATGACGAAAAAAGAACTTCGCAAAATACAGGGTGTCGACATCTCAATGATTTTCCAAGATCCGATGACGGCACTCAATCCGACACTTACCATTGGCGAGCAGTTGATGGAGGGTGTGCTCACACATACCAAAGCAAGCAAAGCGGAAGCGAAAGAAAAAGCGCTAGGCATGCTTCGCTTAGTAGGTATCCCAAATCCGCAAGAACGTTTAAAACAGTATCCTCACCAGTTTTCAGGCGGAATGCGTCAACGGATTGTTATTGCCATTGCGCTCATTTGCGAACCGGAGTTATTAATCGCGGATGAACCGACAACAGCACTAGATGTAACGATTCAAGCGCAAATTCTCGAATTGTTTGAAGAAATTCAAGCGAAAACAGGGGTATCGATTGTTCTGATCACTCATGACCTGGGAGTTGTAGCAAAAATCGCAGATCGTATTGCGGTGATGTATGCCGGCAAAATCATTGAACTCGGTACGAAGCGTGAGATTTTCTATACGCCACAGCATCCGTATACGCAAGGCTTGCTCAATTCGGTTCCGCGTCTCGATTTGATTGCGGAAGAACTGCAGCCAATTGAAGGGACACCACCTGATTTATTTGCGCCGCCTACAGGGTGTGCATTTACAGCGAGATGTCCATTTGCAATGGAAGTTTGTGAACACGTACATCCAGAAACAACGATTAAAACAGCTACTCATCGCGTCGATTGTTGGTTACAGGACGAACGTGCACAAGCGTTTTTGGAAATAGCTCAAAAATAG
- a CDS encoding ABC transporter permease produces the protein MTINHESTPVSPNRVPDEWFRKKDRDLVEAEAVVRPSLSYWKDAWRRLRTNKLAMTGLIFLVLLTLLAIFGPIFSPHPVDGMDLPNQNKAPSSEHWFGTDEMGRDVFTRTWYGARISLFVGLAAALIDFFIGVIYGGFSGYKGGRTDAIMMRIIEVLYGLPHLLVVILLLVVMGPSLTTIIVALTVTGWVGMARIVRGQVLQIKNYEFVTASKSFGAKTPRIIRRNLLPNTMGPIIVQMTLTVPSAIFAEAFLSFLGLGIQAPFASWGVMANDALPVILSGHWWRLFFPAFFISLTMFAFNVLGDGLQDALDPKLRG, from the coding sequence ATGACTATCAACCACGAATCGACACCCGTATCACCCAACCGAGTACCTGATGAATGGTTCCGTAAGAAAGATAGAGATTTAGTCGAAGCGGAAGCCGTTGTTCGACCTTCATTATCCTATTGGAAAGATGCATGGCGTCGACTTCGCACAAATAAGCTGGCAATGACGGGTTTAATTTTCTTAGTTCTTTTGACGTTACTTGCGATTTTTGGTCCGATTTTCTCTCCGCATCCCGTGGATGGCATGGATTTGCCGAACCAAAACAAAGCACCTTCAAGTGAACACTGGTTTGGGACGGATGAAATGGGACGCGATGTCTTTACACGCACCTGGTATGGCGCTCGTATTTCATTGTTTGTGGGACTTGCCGCAGCATTGATTGACTTCTTTATCGGTGTGATTTACGGCGGTTTTAGTGGCTACAAAGGTGGACGTACAGATGCCATAATGATGCGTATCATTGAAGTCCTGTATGGCTTGCCGCATTTATTAGTTGTTATTTTATTATTGGTTGTAATGGGTCCAAGTTTAACGACAATTATTGTCGCTCTGACCGTTACCGGATGGGTCGGAATGGCCCGAATTGTAAGGGGACAAGTACTGCAAATCAAAAACTATGAATTCGTGACAGCGTCCAAATCATTTGGAGCAAAAACACCACGAATCATTCGACGAAACTTATTGCCGAACACCATGGGTCCAATCATTGTCCAAATGACCTTGACGGTTCCGAGTGCCATTTTCGCGGAAGCCTTCCTGAGTTTCCTTGGACTCGGTATTCAAGCCCCATTTGCAAGTTGGGGTGTTATGGCGAATGATGCCTTGCCAGTTATCCTATCAGGTCACTGGTGGAGACTATTCTTCCCGGCATTCTTCATTTCATTAACTATGTTTGCATTTAACGTCCTTGGTGACGGACTACAAGACGCACTTGATCCGAAGTTAAGGGGGTGA
- a CDS encoding dipeptide epimerase, with the protein MILHSIETFSVAVPLTKPFKTALRTVTIAESIFVKITTEDGSVGWGEAPPTHVITGDSLGSIQFAIDHVIGPQLIGLDLHHSERVFQKLHRSMVGNSSAKAALDMALHDLLGQLAGIPLVTLLGGYRDTLETDFTVSVNDAEEMAEDAARYVKKGFNVLKIKVGIDDIEKDVERIRAIREKIGYETKLRLDANQGWEAKEAVRAIGQMEDAGLEIELIEQPVKANDIEGLQHVTLHTHTPIMADESIFTPNDAIRVLQLRAADLINIKLMKAGGIYQALKINALAESYGVECMTGSMIETKLGISAAAHFAASQPNVTRFDFDAPLMLAEDIVEGGIVYDGRHIRFSRESGLGIHTDLMNKRFHRKG; encoded by the coding sequence ATGATTCTACATTCAATTGAAACCTTTTCGGTTGCGGTACCGCTCACAAAACCGTTTAAAACCGCACTTCGTACCGTGACGATTGCTGAATCCATATTTGTGAAAATTACAACTGAAGATGGAAGTGTCGGTTGGGGGGAAGCACCCCCTACCCACGTCATCACAGGTGATTCGCTTGGGAGTATTCAGTTTGCTATCGATCATGTGATAGGCCCCCAACTGATTGGACTTGATTTACATCATTCGGAGCGGGTATTCCAAAAATTGCATCGCTCCATGGTAGGGAATTCAAGTGCTAAAGCAGCACTTGATATGGCCCTCCATGATTTGCTTGGCCAACTTGCAGGGATTCCGCTTGTCACATTGCTTGGTGGATACCGAGATACACTAGAAACGGATTTCACGGTCAGTGTCAATGATGCGGAAGAAATGGCTGAAGACGCAGCTCGTTATGTAAAAAAAGGATTTAATGTATTGAAGATAAAAGTAGGCATCGATGATATCGAGAAAGACGTTGAACGAATTCGTGCGATCCGTGAAAAAATCGGCTATGAAACGAAGCTTAGACTGGACGCTAATCAAGGCTGGGAAGCGAAAGAAGCGGTCCGAGCAATTGGGCAGATGGAAGATGCCGGGCTTGAAATCGAACTCATCGAGCAGCCCGTGAAAGCGAATGATATCGAAGGTTTACAGCATGTGACCTTGCATACACATACGCCAATTATGGCGGATGAAAGTATTTTCACACCGAATGACGCAATACGCGTTCTTCAGCTTCGAGCAGCGGATTTAATCAATATCAAACTGATGAAAGCTGGTGGCATTTATCAAGCGTTGAAAATCAATGCTTTAGCAGAAAGTTATGGAGTGGAATGCATGACTGGGAGCATGATCGAGACGAAACTCGGAATTTCCGCAGCGGCTCATTTTGCTGCAAGCCAGCCAAACGTGACACGCTTTGATTTTGATGCGCCGTTGATGCTTGCAGAAGATATCGTCGAAGGTGGCATTGTTTATGACGGTCGACATATTCGTTTCTCTCGTGAGTCAGGGCTCGGAATACATACAGATTTAATGAATAAACGATTTCATCGTAAAGGGTAA
- a CDS encoding acyl-CoA thioesterase yields MTNTVPMSQSRTIQTHLVLPPDTNHHETIFGGRVLSFIDEIGAITAMKHCNKPVVTASIDSVDFLSSARVGDVLEMEAIVSSTGRTSMEVYVRVQSMNLLTGETKLTTESFLTFVAVENGVPMPVPGILPETENEHRLFESGPARREHRKQRIQMKL; encoded by the coding sequence ATGACAAATACAGTACCCATGAGCCAGTCGCGAACAATCCAAACACATTTGGTTTTACCGCCCGATACGAATCACCACGAAACGATTTTCGGGGGTAGAGTTCTATCTTTTATAGATGAAATAGGTGCTATTACTGCGATGAAACATTGCAATAAGCCTGTTGTTACGGCTTCAATCGATTCAGTAGATTTTCTATCATCCGCTCGAGTTGGGGATGTGTTGGAGATGGAAGCAATCGTGAGCTCAACTGGCCGCACTTCCATGGAAGTGTATGTACGTGTGCAATCGATGAACTTGTTGACAGGAGAAACAAAGTTAACGACGGAATCCTTCTTGACGTTTGTAGCGGTAGAAAATGGAGTTCCAATGCCTGTCCCAGGAATACTGCCTGAAACTGAAAACGAACACCGCCTATTTGAATCAGGTCCTGCAAGAAGAGAACATCGGAAACAACGAATTCAAATGAAATTATAG
- a CDS encoding peptide ABC transporter substrate-binding protein translates to MKKWLLFLLTAVFALVLSACTANNDAGEKPADKGGDDKETETAEEKVLYLNNGTEPTSFDPSVGFDAVSWNALNNLMEGLTRLGEDHQPEEATAEKIEVSEDGLTYTFHIREDAKWSNGDAVTAKDFVYGWTRMLDPNTASPAAFLGYFIEGAEAFNTGEGKIEEVAMKALDEKTFEVKLTAPTDAFLNIITNPSFFPINEKVATENAQWFTESESFVGNGPFQLASWEHDVKMVFEKNPEYWDAKTVKLDKVEWAMVNDSNTEYQMYQANELDVSDVPSELAADLMDSEEVSIQDQAGTYFYRFNTTMEPFTNEKIRKAFATAVNQEEIVEFVTKNGEKPAHGFVSYGFQGPDGSEFRDTVGNLVEFNAEEAKKLLEEGMKEEGYDKLPTVTLTYSTSDTHQNIAVALQAQFKEALGVDVELANVEGSVFSSEQKELKYQLSRSSFLHDYADPVNAIESFVTGSSMNRTGWSNAEFDKLIADAKKETDAEARWQLLMNAEKVLMKEMPIFPIHFYNQVALQKPSVSGIVRHPVGYLDLKWVDKKAE, encoded by the coding sequence ATGAAGAAATGGCTCTTGTTTTTACTGACAGCCGTGTTCGCACTTGTACTATCAGCATGTACAGCGAATAATGATGCAGGCGAAAAGCCAGCTGACAAAGGCGGAGACGACAAAGAAACAGAAACAGCTGAAGAAAAAGTGCTTTACTTGAACAACGGCACCGAGCCAACATCATTCGATCCATCGGTCGGCTTTGATGCTGTTTCTTGGAATGCATTGAACAACTTGATGGAAGGGTTAACTCGTTTAGGCGAAGACCATCAGCCAGAAGAAGCAACGGCTGAAAAAATTGAAGTATCTGAAGATGGTTTGACATATACATTCCACATTCGTGAAGATGCAAAATGGTCTAATGGAGACGCAGTTACTGCTAAAGACTTCGTATATGGCTGGACACGCATGTTGGATCCGAACACAGCTTCACCAGCGGCTTTCCTTGGTTACTTCATCGAAGGTGCAGAAGCATTCAACACAGGTGAAGGTAAGATTGAAGAGGTAGCAATGAAGGCATTGGATGAAAAAACATTTGAAGTAAAATTAACTGCACCAACTGATGCATTTTTGAATATCATTACAAACCCAAGCTTTTTCCCAATCAATGAAAAAGTGGCAACAGAAAACGCACAATGGTTCACTGAATCAGAATCATTCGTAGGAAACGGTCCATTCCAATTAGCATCATGGGAACATGACGTGAAAATGGTATTTGAGAAAAACCCAGAGTATTGGGATGCTAAAACTGTGAAGCTAGATAAAGTAGAGTGGGCAATGGTCAACGACTCCAATACAGAGTACCAAATGTACCAAGCGAATGAACTAGATGTATCTGACGTTCCATCTGAATTGGCTGCTGATTTAATGGACAGCGAAGAAGTATCAATTCAAGACCAGGCAGGTACTTATTTCTACCGTTTCAACACAACAATGGAGCCTTTCACGAACGAAAAAATTCGTAAAGCTTTCGCAACAGCAGTCAACCAAGAAGAGATTGTTGAATTCGTAACGAAAAACGGTGAAAAACCAGCGCATGGTTTCGTTTCTTACGGCTTCCAAGGTCCGGACGGTTCTGAATTCCGTGACACGGTTGGTAATTTGGTAGAATTCAACGCTGAAGAAGCGAAGAAATTGTTAGAAGAAGGTATGAAAGAAGAAGGCTACGATAAATTACCGACTGTTACTTTAACGTACTCAACTTCAGATACACATCAAAACATTGCGGTTGCTTTGCAAGCGCAGTTTAAAGAAGCTTTAGGCGTGGACGTGGAATTAGCGAACGTAGAAGGAAGTGTATTCTCTTCTGAACAAAAAGAATTGAAATACCAATTGTCCCGTTCTTCATTCTTACACGACTATGCAGATCCAGTGAACGCGATTGAAAGCTTCGTTACAGGTTCATCAATGAACCGTACTGGTTGGTCAAATGCAGAATTCGATAAACTGATTGCCGATGCAAAAAAAGAAACAGATGCAGAAGCTCGCTGGCAGTTATTGATGAATGCTGAGAAAGTATTAATGAAAGAAATGCCGATTTTCCCAATCCACTTCTATAACCAAGTGGCATTGCAAAAACCAAGCGTTTCTGGAATTGTGCGTCACCCAGTAGGTTACCTAGACCTTAAATGGGTAGACAAAAAAGCGGAATAA
- a CDS encoding GNAT family N-acetyltransferase, giving the protein MVTLKPMRQEDFQQYLEIAVEDYAKDKVASGNWSEAEASELSKNEFNRLLPDGEKSKGNYIFSIFHDQQIVGMIWMAQKSPEKADEGYIYDFSILDEYQGKGYGKEAMREIETIAKELGMCKIGLHVFGHNQVARGLYEKMGYEITNIVMAKSI; this is encoded by the coding sequence ATGGTCACATTAAAACCTATGAGACAAGAGGATTTTCAGCAATACCTTGAAATTGCAGTAGAGGACTATGCTAAAGACAAAGTAGCTTCAGGGAATTGGAGCGAAGCGGAAGCATCGGAGCTTTCCAAAAATGAATTTAACCGTCTGTTGCCTGACGGTGAAAAATCGAAAGGGAATTACATATTTTCTATCTTCCATGATCAACAAATAGTCGGAATGATATGGATGGCACAAAAATCTCCTGAAAAAGCTGATGAAGGTTATATTTATGATTTTAGTATTTTAGATGAATATCAAGGAAAAGGATATGGCAAGGAAGCAATGAGAGAAATTGAAACAATTGCGAAAGAACTAGGAATGTGCAAAATTGGACTTCATGTTTTTGGTCACAACCAAGTCGCGCGGGGCTTATACGAGAAGATGGGCTACGAAATCACCAATATAGTCATGGCGAAGTCAATTTAA
- a CDS encoding LD-carboxypeptidase — protein sequence MRIRPTRLQKGDTIGIIAPSSPPNLESLQRSLTFLEQLGLNVKMGKYIENVHGYLAGTDDERLEDLQAMLADPSIKGIICAGGGYGAGRYADRIDFQLMAEQPKILWGYSDITFLHTTIGQFANVVTFHGPMLASDVGKDTFHDLSARMFNQLFEPIELHYTEDISPLTTLGGGNAQGELVGGNLSLLVSALGSKYEIDTRGKLLLIEDVDEEPYKVDSMLNQLRLAGKLQDAVGIVVGDFARAVPKKRKTTLTLGEVLEHYLGDLGKPVVSGFKIGHCEPHFAVPLGVEARLDGDAKTLTILPGVK from the coding sequence ATGCGCATACGACCAACACGATTACAAAAAGGGGATACGATTGGCATTATAGCCCCGTCAAGTCCTCCCAACTTAGAAAGCTTGCAACGCTCACTCACATTTTTAGAACAACTGGGATTAAACGTAAAAATGGGCAAATATATCGAGAACGTGCACGGCTATTTGGCTGGTACCGATGATGAACGTCTGGAAGATTTACAAGCTATGCTTGCTGATCCAAGCATAAAAGGGATCATTTGTGCAGGAGGCGGTTACGGGGCAGGGCGTTACGCTGACCGAATCGACTTTCAATTAATGGCGGAACAACCGAAAATTTTATGGGGCTATAGCGACATCACATTCCTCCATACAACAATCGGCCAATTCGCCAATGTAGTGACATTCCATGGACCGATGCTTGCATCGGATGTAGGGAAAGATACGTTCCATGATTTGTCCGCACGTATGTTCAATCAGCTGTTTGAACCAATCGAACTGCATTATACCGAAGATATTTCTCCATTGACCACATTAGGTGGTGGGAATGCACAAGGGGAACTTGTCGGTGGGAATCTTTCATTGCTAGTGAGTGCACTGGGCTCTAAATATGAAATCGATACTCGTGGCAAGTTACTGTTGATTGAAGACGTGGATGAAGAACCATATAAAGTAGACAGCATGTTGAATCAATTACGATTGGCTGGGAAACTTCAAGATGCAGTTGGCATCGTAGTTGGGGATTTTGCCCGAGCAGTACCTAAAAAACGAAAAACGACATTGACACTTGGTGAAGTATTGGAACATTACTTGGGTGATTTAGGAAAACCAGTCGTTTCTGGTTTTAAAATCGGTCATTGTGAACCACACTTTGCCGTTCCACTAGGAGTGGAAGCAAGACTCGATGGCGATGCCAAAACATTGACCATCTTACCAGGAGTTAAATAA
- a CDS encoding oligopeptide/dipeptide ABC transporter ATP-binding protein — MTGQVLLEVKDLKRHFDIGKNQTLKAVDGISFEIYQGETFGLVGESGCGKSTAGRTIMGLYNRTEGEVTYGGKNVHTMGENDRYAFLRNMQMIFQDPYASLNPRSTVFEIIAEPMEVHGLHKKKEDMQRRVYQLLEDVGLNRDHANRYPHEFSGGQRQRIGIARALALDPDFIIADEPISALDVSVQAQVVKLLQKLQSEKGLTYLFIAHDLSMVKYISDRIGVMYLGHMVELTTSEQLYANPLHPYTQALLSAIPIPDPDIEESRERILLEGELPSPINPPSGCVFRTRCPMAMEVCANVKPAWQEQEPGHFVACHLYE; from the coding sequence ATGACTGGTCAAGTATTGCTTGAAGTAAAAGATCTGAAACGCCATTTTGATATAGGCAAGAATCAAACATTAAAAGCTGTGGACGGCATCAGTTTTGAAATTTACCAAGGAGAAACATTCGGACTTGTTGGTGAATCGGGCTGTGGCAAATCAACTGCAGGACGGACGATTATGGGTTTATATAATCGGACGGAAGGGGAAGTAACGTACGGTGGGAAAAATGTACATACGATGGGCGAAAACGATCGTTATGCATTTTTGCGCAACATGCAAATGATATTCCAAGATCCGTATGCATCACTTAATCCTCGTTCAACTGTTTTTGAAATCATTGCAGAACCGATGGAAGTCCATGGGTTACATAAGAAAAAAGAAGATATGCAACGACGGGTTTATCAGTTATTGGAGGATGTTGGACTCAATCGCGACCACGCCAACCGTTATCCGCATGAATTCTCGGGAGGACAACGTCAACGAATCGGCATCGCGCGTGCGCTGGCACTGGATCCAGACTTCATCATTGCCGATGAACCAATTTCGGCACTCGATGTATCCGTTCAAGCCCAAGTCGTTAAGCTACTGCAAAAACTGCAAAGCGAAAAAGGCCTGACGTACTTGTTCATTGCGCATGACTTGTCGATGGTCAAATACATCTCGGACCGTATTGGTGTAATGTACTTAGGACATATGGTTGAATTGACGACGAGTGAACAACTGTATGCAAATCCACTTCATCCTTATACGCAAGCGTTGTTATCCGCCATTCCGATTCCAGATCCGGACATTGAAGAATCACGCGAACGTATTTTGCTCGAAGGGGAATTGCCGAGTCCAATTAATCCACCTTCAGGCTGTGTGTTCAGAACGCGTTGCCCGATGGCGATGGAAGTCTGTGCGAATGTTAAACCCGCTTGGCAAGAACAGGAACCAGGCCATTTTGTGGCATGTCACTTGTACGAGTAA
- a CDS encoding C40 family peptidase — MLVQSSTTWACSVAVATVWTSPESARTQDTHGLENPVRFTKWLEAMKYEDLLDLCNGNRVQTQVLYGEPVLIEEIVGDWAKVICTWQPSKKDGRGYPGWIPVAQLKEMERISDFGFAKVTQYRAQLWTKDLKPLLVVPFNTILPILDNNEQFTLVSTPHGEALISSEEIEHGPGIEAFIERSGDDVVASAMRFLELPYFWGGMSSYGYDCSGFSYNMLKAHGYFIPRDADDQARNGEEVDMANMTQWEIGDLLFFANVGSSNVRHVGIYTGNGQMIHSPSTGQHIEVIELEGTKFVKELCAVRRYARAEGEAS; from the coding sequence ATGCTAGTTCAATCATCCACGACTTGGGCTTGTTCGGTAGCGGTTGCGACAGTATGGACTTCGCCTGAGTCTGCACGTACTCAAGACACCCATGGGCTTGAAAATCCAGTCCGTTTCACAAAATGGCTGGAAGCAATGAAGTATGAGGATTTGCTTGATTTGTGCAACGGTAACCGCGTGCAAACACAAGTCCTTTACGGGGAACCTGTATTGATTGAAGAGATCGTTGGTGACTGGGCAAAAGTAATCTGCACATGGCAACCTTCCAAAAAGGACGGCCGTGGCTATCCGGGATGGATACCCGTTGCTCAATTAAAAGAAATGGAACGCATCTCAGATTTCGGCTTTGCCAAAGTGACACAGTATAGAGCGCAACTTTGGACGAAAGATTTAAAGCCTTTGCTGGTGGTTCCTTTCAACACGATTCTTCCTATACTCGATAATAATGAACAATTTACTTTAGTTTCAACACCTCATGGTGAAGCCCTTATTTCAAGCGAAGAAATCGAGCATGGGCCAGGAATTGAAGCTTTCATTGAACGTTCAGGGGATGACGTAGTGGCGAGTGCCATGCGATTTTTGGAGCTTCCATACTTCTGGGGCGGAATGTCTTCGTACGGCTACGATTGTTCAGGGTTTAGCTACAATATGTTAAAAGCGCATGGTTATTTCATCCCTCGGGATGCGGATGATCAAGCAAGAAATGGTGAAGAAGTGGATATGGCCAACATGACTCAGTGGGAGATTGGCGATTTATTGTTCTTTGCGAACGTAGGGTCTAGCAATGTTCGGCACGTCGGTATTTACACAGGCAACGGGCAAATGATTCATTCGCCTTCCACTGGACAACACATTGAAGTAATAGAACTTGAAGGAACAAAGTTCGTAAAAGAATTGTGCGCCGTAAGACGCTACGCAAGAGCTGAGGGGGAAGCGTCATGA
- a CDS encoding GNAT family N-acetyltransferase has translation MDIKIDDLSGSEITKLINEHLHGMTLHSPPESIHALNLEQLQQQDITFWSAWEGNELVGCGALKEIDGQHGEIKSMRTSSFHLRKGVAKRLLHHIIGEATRRGYRKLSLETGSMDSFDPARRFYARFGFNYCNPFSDYKEDPNSVFMEKNL, from the coding sequence TTGGATATTAAAATAGATGATTTATCGGGCTCTGAAATTACTAAATTGATAAACGAGCATCTTCATGGTATGACACTGCATTCACCACCAGAAAGTATACATGCTCTCAATCTTGAGCAGTTGCAACAACAAGATATTACATTTTGGAGTGCATGGGAAGGAAATGAATTGGTTGGATGTGGGGCACTTAAAGAAATTGATGGTCAGCATGGAGAGATCAAATCAATGCGAACCTCTTCATTCCATCTTCGCAAGGGGGTTGCAAAAAGACTACTTCATCACATAATTGGAGAAGCCACACGACGTGGCTATCGGAAGTTAAGTTTGGAAACGGGATCAATGGATTCTTTCGATCCGGCAAGAAGATTTTATGCAAGGTTTGGGTTCAACTATTGTAACCCATTTTCCGATTACAAGGAGGACCCAAATAGCGTATTTATGGAAAAGAATTTATAA
- a CDS encoding ABC transporter permease produces MFSYTIKRFFMMIMTILIIATLTFILMHSIPGSPFNEERTTNETIQANLERFYKLDEPLPVQYLYYLKSIVTLDFGPSIKKPNETVNELLSRGFPISFELGMVTILVAVISGVLLGTFAALRHNGIIDYFAMTFAVIGISVPSFVLATLLIQKLAVDYNIFPPATWSSPMHMVLPVLALATGPMAIIARLTRSSMLEVLTQDYIKMARAKGLSPFRIVARHALRNALMPVVTIMGTMLAGILTGTFVIEKIFAIPGMGKYFVESINNRDYPVIMGTTVFYSTILVVMLFIVDLVYGFLDPRIKLHKKEGDA; encoded by the coding sequence ATGTTCTCATATACCATCAAACGTTTCTTTATGATGATCATGACCATTCTGATCATTGCGACCCTGACATTTATCTTGATGCACTCAATTCCAGGATCGCCGTTCAATGAAGAACGTACGACAAATGAAACGATTCAAGCCAATTTAGAACGCTTTTACAAGCTGGATGAACCACTTCCGGTCCAATATTTGTACTACCTAAAATCCATTGTCACGTTGGATTTTGGACCTTCAATCAAAAAACCGAATGAAACGGTTAATGAACTGCTCTCTCGTGGCTTCCCGATATCCTTTGAGCTCGGGATGGTAACCATTTTGGTAGCAGTAATTTCGGGTGTTTTACTCGGAACCTTTGCAGCACTGCGTCATAACGGGATTATTGATTACTTTGCAATGACATTTGCGGTAATCGGAATTTCCGTACCAAGCTTCGTACTGGCTACATTGCTTATTCAAAAACTGGCAGTAGATTATAATATTTTCCCACCAGCCACCTGGTCGAGCCCGATGCATATGGTACTTCCGGTGCTCGCTCTTGCTACGGGTCCAATGGCCATCATTGCACGTTTAACGCGTTCGTCGATGCTTGAAGTATTGACGCAGGATTACATAAAAATGGCGAGAGCAAAAGGATTGTCACCGTTTCGCATTGTTGCACGACATGCGTTGCGCAATGCCTTAATGCCAGTTGTCACAATTATGGGGACGATGCTTGCTGGGATTCTGACAGGAACGTTCGTCATCGAGAAAATATTCGCAATTCCCGGGATGGGAAAATACTTCGTTGAAAGTATCAACAACCGGGATTATCCGGTCATTATGGGAACGACCGTATTCTACAGCACGATTCTCGTAGTTATGTTATTCATTGTCGATTTGGTTTATGGATTCCTAGATCCACGTATTAAATTGCATAAGAAAGAGGGGGATGCGTGA